A portion of the Bradysia coprophila strain Holo2 unplaced genomic scaffold, BU_Bcop_v1 contig_297, whole genome shotgun sequence genome contains these proteins:
- the LOC119078688 gene encoding uncharacterized protein LOC119078688 produces MPSLINDRNGTSNDETWEMESGTSEPSEHIALIDSLFDPQRNIFGTTADSLSFALATNSYPTTRNGFPFSLPQNFTFVIREGTNHAIAAGTVSHTTPDLLTVLQDVQGNEILSIRKQVLPSFSVECRAFDIRRVNTVHKFDVYKGGRRIGLITFGDGEPTRTCLKIFGADGNSQLVVRSVTKGEFAVFRDQSSIDPLCNIKANNRFEFLTHSFDFSGNITFYPDTGITIEEQQLCTAATFAYKICEVQLKTTREIQIRSTRIWNVVGFILLAMCLYLIYLCNVIIFNQLA; encoded by the exons ATGCCGTCACTAATAAATGATAGAAATGGTACGTCAAACGATGAAACTTGGGAAATGGAGAGCGGAACGTCTGAACCGTCTGAACACATCGCGCTGATAGATAGTTTATTTGACCCTCAACGAAACATATTCGGGACCACCGCTGACTCTTTATCATTTGCGTTAGCCACTAACAGCTATCCTA CAACAAGGAACGGTTTCCCTTTTTCCCTTCCgcaaaatttcactttcgtAATTCGTGAAGGGACGAATCATGCGATTGCGGCTGGAACAGTTTCTCACACCACTCCAGATCTCTTGACCGTATTGCAGGATGTTCAAGGAAATGAAATTCTGTCAATACGAAAACAGGTCTTACCATCGTTTAGTGTCGAGTGCCGAGCGTTTGACATAAGACGAGTGAACACTGTCCACAAATTCGATGTGTATAAGGGTGGCAGACGAATCGGTCTAATAACGTTCGGAGACGGAGAACCAACACGTACATGCCTCAAAATTTTCGGTGCTGATGGGAACTCACAGTTGGTTGTTAGATCGGTGACAAAGGGAGAATTCGCC GTGTTTCGTGACCAGTCGTCAATCGATCCTTTATGTAACATTAAAGCGAATAATCGGTTTGAGTTCCTGACACATTCGTTTGACTTTTCCGGGAATATAACATTTTACCCTGACACAGGAATTACAATAGAAGAACAGCAATTGTGTACTGCGGCAACTTTTGCATAT aaaatttgtgaagTTCAACTGAAAACGACAAGAGAAATCCAAATAAGATCAACTCGAATCTGGAATGTGGTTGGATTCATCTTGTTGGCGATGTGCCTATATTTGATCTATTTATGTAACGTCatcattttcaaccaattagcTTAG
- the LOC119078693 gene encoding uncharacterized protein LOC119078693, with protein sequence MIAVYCFLCLLLMQCESSKVSPKLDFEPTDKAAETGETSPKIHGVRVIVDTSNGKKSIESRSSEEETRMSSKNDKRIVGIRTDITFEISDDGDDEKNSTKTKNKDAESIDEDDIVPVFKGYGKGQEPKSYGDNRRWDMINIPVFHGTDDEPRRTGGGGDWVRFVPITSVWTTERNNYLSNRDYQRRFKTDINPHVAQKSWKPCLCNNDPVGFKGNTNNVGTRRSFVPTTKRVQIDDKLDRTFRDEDQSKK encoded by the exons ATGATTGCAGTTTACTGTTTTCTTTGCCTTCTGCTAATGcaat GCGAATCGTCAAAAGTGTCGCCTAAGCTCGACTTTGAGCCTACTGATAAAGCTGCAGAAACTGGTGAAACCTCTCCAAAAATTCATGGTGTTCGGGTTATTGTCGACACATCTAATGGCAAAAAATCCATTG aATCGCGTAGCAGCGAAGAAGAGACAAGAATGTCCAGCAAAAATGATAAAAGGATCGTGGGAATCCGCACGGACATTACATTCGAGATAAGTGATGACGGTGATGACGAAAAGAATtcaacgaaaacgaaaaacaaagaCGCTGAAAGCATTGACGAAGATGACATTGTTCCAGTGTTTAAGGGATATGGAAAGGGACAAGAGCCGAAAAGCTACGGCGATAATCGTCGGTGGGACATGATAAATATTCCAGTATTCCATGGGACTGATGACGAACCGCGTAGGACTGGCGGCGGTGGTGATTGGGTTCGTTTTGTGCCGATCACCAGCGTTTGGACAACGGAACGGAACAACTATTTGTCGAATAGAG ATTATCAACGACGATTCAAGACGGATATCAATCCGCATGTGGCACAGAAATCTTGGAAACCGTGTCTATGCAACAATGATCCAGTGGGTTTCAAGGGCAACACGAACAATGTAGGAACTCGTAGATCGTTTGTTCCAACCACAAAAAGGGTGCAAATCGACGACAAATTGGATCGTACGTTTCGCGACGAAGATCAATCGAAAAAGTGA
- the LOC119078687 gene encoding uncharacterized protein LOC119078687 produces the protein MCRRLSLTRITTVTIIITFCVIIWNIFSIDDEDRSEFVNGCNKTVEYLSDLDHLLEKVHNIFVSHNLRYILCYGTLWGQIRISEFLPWSEKAELCTFKAQLDLINEGLLYGSFERKSLRLRYFSAYGFFIVEDIYKSTPFIQIYVYDLDVEQQMYKRVGWKRGLLPPHCDWTPSLECFPAHLIVDPLPAKYLGSNTYPVPMGGIEIQKYHYANSWWKRPQMRPTCT, from the exons atgTGTCGTCGATTGTCGTTGACAAGAATTACTACAGTGACTATAATTATAACTTTTTGCGTTATCATTtggaatatattttcgattgaCGATGAGGATCGTTCCGAATTTGTGAATGGTTGTAATAAGACCGTTGAATATCTCAGCGATTTAGACCACTTATTGGAGAA AGTGCACAACATCTTTGTATCGCATAACCTGAGGTACATTTTATGTTATGGAACACTATGGGGACAAATTCGAATATCAGAATTTCTACCGTGGTCAGAAAAGGCGGAACTTTGCACCTTCAAAGCACAACTAGATCTGATAAACGAGGGTTTGTTGTATGGTAGTTTTGAGCGGAAGTCTCTACGTCTCCGGTATTTCTCCGCCTATGgatttttcattgttgaagACATTTACAAATCGACTCCGTTCATTCAGATTTATGTCTACGACCTGGATGTCGAG CAACAAATGTACAAAAGGGTCGGCTGGAAACGAGGCCTGTTGCCGCCGCATTGTGATTGGACACCTTCGTTGGAATGTTTCCCAGCGCATTTGATCGTTGATCCATTGCCAGCTAAGTATCTGGGGAGTAATACATATCCAGTTCCAATGGGTGGAATTGAAATACAGAAATATCATTACGCGAATAGTTGGTGGAAGAGGCCTCAAATGCGGCCAACATGTACTTAG
- the LOC119078686 gene encoding rhodanese domain-containing protein CG4456-like codes for MLSIFNIQRLRCITKVNIPRAQCLAAIHQQKEIHFDRASKLHKPTVFRTEMSMSYSTTPPIVPVAYYEEIKDLPNHRERLLVDVREPSEIQKTGRIPTSINVPLDSVQKAFSNETSAEEFAKSFNHSKPNIKDQIIFSCLSGKRSQMAAETVMTLGYKQIKNYKGSWTEWAEKNGLPVK; via the exons ATGCTGTCCATATTCAATATTCAAAGATTACGGTGCATAACGAAAGTGAATATACCGCGAGCACAGTGTTTAGCCGCGATACACCAGCAGAAGGAGATTCATTTCGACAGAGCATCGAAGCTTCATAAGCCGACAGTATTCC GAACGGAAATGAGTATGTCATACAGTACAACGCCGCCAATTGTTCCGGTCGCATATTACGAAGAGATCAAAGACCTACCAAATCATCGCGAAAGACTTCTGGTCGATGTGCGCGAACCGAGCGAAATCCAGAAAACTGGACGAATACCGACCAGCATAAACGTGCCAT TGGATAGTGTGCAAAAAGCCTTCTCCAATGAAACATCGGCCGAAGAATTTGCGAAAAGCTTCAATCACTCGAAGCCAAACATTAAGGACCAGATAATATTCTCGTGTCTATCCGGCAAGCGATCACAAATGGCTGCTGAGACAGTGATGACCCTGGGATACAAACA AATCAAGAACTACAAAGGATCGTGGACTGAATGGGCCGAAAAGAATGGACTGCCAGTTAAATAA